The Streptomyces durmitorensis genome contains the following window.
GAAAGCAGACCCTGCACCCGCACCCAGCCCGGCAAAGCCAGACGCCGACCCCACGGCAGGGAAAGCAAACCCTGCACCCGCCCACGGACCGACAAAAGCAGACGCCAGCCCCGCAGCAAGGGAAGCAGACCCTGCGCCCACCCACGGCCCGGCGAAGGCAGACGCCGACCCCGCGGCCGGGGAAGTGGAACCGGAGGCCGCCACCGTGCCCTCGGCCCCAGCCCCACACGCACCCCCACCCACACCCCCACAGACAGCAGCGGGCCCCGCGTCCGCGGAAGGTGAGGCCGCACGATGAGCGCGTCGACACCCGCCTCACGTACCACGGGGCCTGACGAGGGAGACCTCCTCTCAGCCGAGCGCGCCGCTTCCGCCGACCCGCACCCCGAACTCCCCTCCCCCGCCGACCACTTCGACAAGGACACCCTCCCCGCGCCCCCCGGCGCCACCTCCGCCCTGCTGCGTTCGCTGCTCTCGCCGTTGCGTGGGCGCGTTGTTCTCGCGGCCGTGCTGCTTCTTCTCCAGCAGGCCGCCGTGCAGGGCGGGCCGCTGCTCGTCGCGTACGCCATCGACCGTGGCGTGCCCGCCGTCCGTGCCGACGACTACGGGCCGCTCGTCGCCATCGGCATCGGATATCTGCTCTGCGCGGCGGCATCCGGCGGGTTCCAGTACGCGTTCATCGTGGCCTCCGCCCGCGTCAACCAGGACGTACTGCTCGATCTGCGGGGGCGGATCTTCCGCCATGCGCAGGCACTCAGCGTGGACTTCCACGAGCAGTACACCTCGGGGCGGCTCATCTCCCGGTCCACCACCGACGTGGAATCCCTGCGGGAACTCCTCAGCGAGGGGCTTCAGGAGCTGGTCACCGTCATCCTGTCCTTCGTCTACATCTCGGCGATGCTGCTCTGGCTCGACCTGAGCCTCGGCGCGGCGGCGGTCGTGTCGTTCGTGCCGCTGTATCTGCTGGTGCGCCGATATCAGCATCGCGCCGGGCCCCTCTTCGGGAAGCGGTCCACCGCCATCGCCGCCGTCATCGTGAAGTTCGCCGAGACGATGAACGGCATCCGGCCGGTCCGCGCCTTCCGGCGCGAGCGCGCCAACGAGGCCGAGTTCGGCGTGCTCAACCGCCACCACGAGCGGTCGAACGGCGACGCCATGCTGGAGATGGCCCGCTATGTGGTCGGCTCCCGGCTCGTCGCCAACACGGCCGTCGCCGGCATCGTCCTGTGGGGCGCCTACCGCGTCACCGACGGCACCCTCGCGCTCGGCGTCCTCGCCGCGGCCGTGCTCTATCTGCGGCGCCTGTACGACCCAATCGACCGGCTCGGGATGTTCCTGAACTCCTACCAGTCGGCCGCCGCCTCCCTGGAGAAGGTCGCCGGACTCCTTGCCCAGACGCCCTCCGTGCCCGAGCCCCACCCCGACCGCGCCCGCCCGCTGCCCGCCCTCGCCTCCGAACACCCGGGCCGCGAGGTCGACTTCGACGGCGTGCGGTTCGCCTACCGGACCGGCGGCGAGGTCCTGCCCCGCTTCGACCTGACGCTGCCCGCCGGGCAGACCGTCGCCGTCGTCGGCTCCACCGGCGCGGGCAAGTCGACGCTCGCCAAGCTGCTCGCCCGCTTCTACGACCCGACGGCGGGCCGGGTCCTGCTCGACGGGGTCGACCTGCGGGACCTCGCCAACGCCGAGCTGAGGCGCGGCGTCGTCATGGTGACCCAGGAGGCCTTCCTCTTCTCCGGCACGGTCGCCGAGAACATCGCCATCGGCCGCCCCGACGCCACCCGCGAGGACATCGAGCGGGCGGCGAAAGCCATCGGCGCCCACGACTTCATCACGTCACTGCCCGACGGCTACGACACCGACGTACGCAAGAGGGGCGGCCGAATCTCCGCCGGTCAGCGCCAGCTCGTCGCCTTCGCGCGGGCGCTGCTCGCCGACCCTGCGGTGCTGATCCTCGACGAGGCGACCAGCTCGCTCGACATCCCCGGCGAGCGGGCCGTGCAGCGCGCCATGCACACGGTGCTTCGCGGACGTACCGCCGTCGTGATCGCCCACCGGCTCTCCACGGTGGAGATCGCCGACCGGGTGCTCGTGATGGAGCACGGGCGCGTCGTGGAGGACGGCACACCGGACGAACTGATCGCCGGGAGCGGGTCGTTCGCGGACCTGCACCGGGCGTGGCGGGACAGCGTGGTGGGGTAGGCGCAGGGGCAGGCCGCCGCGCGGTCCGCACGGGCACCTCCGGTAATCTGGACTTTTCCCCCAGAAGGAGATGCATCAGTGGAGTTCCGGCTGCTCGGAGCGGTTTCCGTCGCCACCGAGAGCGGCGAACTGCCCCTCGGTCCGGCCAAGCGGCGCAGCCTCCTCGCCGCCCTGCTCCTGCGGCCCAACCGCCCGGTGCCGGTGGACCAGTTGACGGCCACGCTGTGGGATCACGAACCTCCGCCGCGTGCCCGGAGCGTCATCCAGGGCCATGTGTCGCGGCTGCGGGTCCTGTTCGCGGGCGCGGACGCCGAGATGTTCGGCGTGGAGCTGGTCACCCAGGGCACCTCCTACGTCCTGCGGATGCCGGAGAGCCTCCTGGACGCCCACCGGTTCGAGGAGCTGGTGACGCTGGCCCGCGGCCAGCGCGCGCCGGCCGACGCCGTGGCGATGTACCAGGAGGCGCTGTCCCTGTGGCAGGGGCCCGCGCTGAGCGGCACCTATCCGAGCCCGCCGCTCCAGGCCGCAGCCCATGCCTTGGACGAACTCCGGCTCGCCTCCGTGGAGATGCTGGCCGGGGCCTACGCGCGCCTCGGCGAGCACAACCGCGCGGCGGCCGTCCTGCGCGCGGAGGCCGAGGCACACCCGCTGCGGGAATCGCTGGCCGCGGCGCTCATGCGCGAACTCCAGCGTGCGGGGCGCCGTTCGGAGGCGCTCGACTGGTTCCACCGCACCCGGCGGCTGCTGGCCGACGAACTGGGCGTCGACCCGGGCCGTGAGCTCGCGGACGCCTACGGGGTCGCGCTGCGCGGGGAGGATGACGACGCGGGGGCGGCGGCCCCGGCCGCGGCTGCCCCCGCGCCCGTCCCGGCACACGGTGCGCCCACCGCCCCCGTGGCGGACACGGTCGACCTGCTGCCGCGCATGCCCCGCGGCTTCCACGGGCGGGCGGGCGAACTGACCGACCTGTCCCGCGCGGCCGCGGGCGAAGCCCCTGTGTGCCTGGTCACCGGGCCCGCGGGCGTGGGCAAGACGGCCCTGGTCGTGCACTGGGCGCACCGCAACCGCGCCGCGTTCCCCGGCGGTCTGCTCTACGCCGACCTGCGCGGCTTCAGCGACACGGGCGAGCCGACGCACCTCGAAGTGCTGCGCGAGTTCCTGCTCGCCCTCGGGGTCGCGCCGCGCCGGATCCCGGAGTCGGCGAACGGCGCGTCCGCGCTGTACCGCTCGCTCGCCGCCGACCGGCAGCTCCTCGTCGTCCTGGACAACGCGCGCGGCTCCGAGCAGGTCAGGGAGCTCCTTCCGGGAGGCACGCGCTGCGTCACCGTGGTCACCAGCCGCTACCGCCTGCGTGGCCTGATCGCG
Protein-coding sequences here:
- a CDS encoding ABC transporter ATP-binding protein — translated: MSASTPASRTTGPDEGDLLSAERAASADPHPELPSPADHFDKDTLPAPPGATSALLRSLLSPLRGRVVLAAVLLLLQQAAVQGGPLLVAYAIDRGVPAVRADDYGPLVAIGIGYLLCAAASGGFQYAFIVASARVNQDVLLDLRGRIFRHAQALSVDFHEQYTSGRLISRSTTDVESLRELLSEGLQELVTVILSFVYISAMLLWLDLSLGAAAVVSFVPLYLLVRRYQHRAGPLFGKRSTAIAAVIVKFAETMNGIRPVRAFRRERANEAEFGVLNRHHERSNGDAMLEMARYVVGSRLVANTAVAGIVLWGAYRVTDGTLALGVLAAAVLYLRRLYDPIDRLGMFLNSYQSAAASLEKVAGLLAQTPSVPEPHPDRARPLPALASEHPGREVDFDGVRFAYRTGGEVLPRFDLTLPAGQTVAVVGSTGAGKSTLAKLLARFYDPTAGRVLLDGVDLRDLANAELRRGVVMVTQEAFLFSGTVAENIAIGRPDATREDIERAAKAIGAHDFITSLPDGYDTDVRKRGGRISAGQRQLVAFARALLADPAVLILDEATSSLDIPGERAVQRAMHTVLRGRTAVVIAHRLSTVEIADRVLVMEHGRVVEDGTPDELIAGSGSFADLHRAWRDSVVG